Genomic segment of Truepera radiovictrix DSM 17093:
TTGCGGCGCCGGTCCTCGCGGGAGAGCCGGGCGTGCTCGAGCTTACCGCCAAAACAGATGACGCCGCGCGGCTTGAGGGCGCGGCTAATCGGCCGGAGCTTGGTGGGCAGCCACACGCGGCTCGAGAGCCCCAACGTCATCAGCACGCCGCTCGAAAAGAGCCACAAGGGGCGCGCGCCGAGCACGTCGAACTCGCGCGCCAAAAACGCCTCCGCCTCGGGGAGCCAGTTCTCCTCGTAGACGGCGCTGCCGAGCACGACCGCCTCGAAGGGCGCGAGGTCGGCCACCTCACTAAGCGGCGCCACCGTCGGTCGGTGCCCTGACGCCTCGAGGCGCTCGCCGATCTCCTCGGCGATCTCCACCGTGCCGCGGTGCCTGCTCGCGTAGCCCACGAGCACCGACGCCGCGTAACCGGTTGCGTCCGCTCGGTCTTGCCTCGTCATCGAACCCCCTAAAACGCCCTTTAAAGTCCGGGTGTCCGAAACGCCCGTCGCAAAGACCCTGAAAGGGCGACGCCTCACGTAACAGCCTAACGCAAAGGTTTTGCGGGCGTCACTACCCTCGGCGGCTTGGCGTCCGCGCGACACGCCGCTGACGCGGCGGGCGTAGACTAGCAGGCTGGAGGTTTTTGGTGCGCACCACGACGCGAACAGGCCTAACCCGCAACATCACCCTTCTCGCCGGCCCGCTGATTCTGCAAAACCTCTCGTACACGCTGCTGGGCGTCACGGACACCTTTTTTGTCTCACGCATCTCGACCGCAGCGGTCGGCGCGGTGGGGCTCGCGGGGGTGCTCTTCTTCGCGCTCATGCTGCTCTTTCGCTCGACCGCCGCGAGCAGCGTGATCTTCGTCGGGCGGGCGCACGGCGCGCGCGACCGGCGCGGGGTCGGGGACGCGGTGTGGAGCGTTCTCTGGGTCGTCGCTTTGCTCAGCCTTCTGGCCTTCGCCCTGCCCTGGGTGTTTACCTTTCTCTTCCGCTTCGCCGCCCCAGCAGGCAGCCCGGAGGTGCTCGAGCTCGGCACGCGGTACCTCCAGATCCGCGCCTTCGAGGTTCCCT
This window contains:
- a CDS encoding flavodoxin domain-containing protein produces the protein MTRQDRADATGYAASVLVGYASRHRGTVEIAEEIGERLEASGHRPTVAPLSEVADLAPFEAVVLGSAVYEENWLPEAEAFLAREFDVLGARPLWLFSSGVLMTLGLSSRVWLPTKLRPISRALKPRGVICFGGKLEHARLSREDRRRNPQLLALEGDYRDWEIIDAWTADISRALARLGEGRERAAE